The following coding sequences are from one Coffea arabica cultivar ET-39 chromosome 11e, Coffea Arabica ET-39 HiFi, whole genome shotgun sequence window:
- the LOC113719080 gene encoding replication protein A 70 kDa DNA-binding subunit B-like encodes MEQNIISVSQLNVGVQSWVVRVVLIEKSFVRGSVNMGRRYQRYVFADQLGDRVQAIAYFADLNVLDEILQLFSTYYIGNGIVRRLMDDSIMLGSVSFEVTLTQYTLIERVHGLVQLPIHNLYNFTPFGHLQSLRHSRDAIITILGVVIEVFPLHVFLFGSRYMRVQEFLLMNEEMMPVVFAIWEEFVDTDGAHLAQIAHEHPIVLICRPKISHFHGLSLATERRTIIMYDVAIPEADELRSWYEGLAGDGPN; translated from the exons ATGGAACAAAATATAATCTCTGTTAGTCAGTTGAATGTTGGCGTTCAAAGCTGGGTTGTTCGGGTTGTTCTTATTGAGAAAAGTTTTGTTCGTGGTAGTGTTAATATGGGTCGGCGTTATCAACGATATGTTTTTGCTGATCAATTG GGTGATCGAGTTCAAGCTATTGCGTATTTTGCTGATCTGAATGTCTTGGATGAGATTTTGCAACTGTTTTCAACGTATTATATTGGAAATGGGATTGTTCGTCGGTTAATGGATGATTCAATAATGCTTGGTTCTGTTTCGTTTGAAGTAACATTGACACAGTATACTTTAATCGAGCGTGTTCATGGTTTAGTTCAATTGCCGATTCATAATCTTTATAATTTTACTCCATTTGGACATCTGCAGTCATTGAGGCATTCTCGCGATGCTATAATTA CTATTCTTGGTGTCGTGATCGAGGTGTTTCCAttgcatgtttttcttttcGGAAGCAGATATATGCGAGTTCAGGAGTTTTTGTTGATGAATGAAGa aATGATGCCAGTGGTATTTGCGATCTGGGAAGAATTTGTTGATACGGATGGAGCACATCTTGCGCAGATTGCACATGAGCATCCCATTGTACTGATTTGCAGGCCTAAAATTAGCCATTTTCATG gtctTTCTTTGGCTACAGAAAGGAGAACTATTATTATGTATGATGTTGCCATTCCTGAGGCAGATGAATTGAGGAGCTGGTATGAGGGACTCGCAGGGGATGGACCAAATTGA